In the Gossypium arboreum isolate Shixiya-1 chromosome 10, ASM2569848v2, whole genome shotgun sequence genome, one interval contains:
- the LOC108489161 gene encoding uncharacterized protein LOC108489161 translates to MAGLFAYGSLAPKTKNMVVAGGLTAFVFGVYFYTMRAVGGTDELQVAIDKFEELKKQEGK, encoded by the coding sequence ATGGCTGGACTATTTGCTTATGGCAGCCTTGCACCAAAGACTAAGAATATGGTAGTCGCGGGGGGTTTGACAGCATTTGTATTTGGTGTATATTTCTATACTATGAGAGCTGTTGGAGGTACAGATGAGCTTCAGGTGGCTATAGATAAGTTCGAGGAGCTGAAAAAGCAAGAGGGGAAGTGA
- the LOC108488644 gene encoding (+)-neomenthol dehydrogenase, which produces MESKLVDQFHFSSMVSLYASNRWWSGDTVAVVTGANKGIGLAVVKRFAELGLTVVLTARDEERGKKATEKLREEGLDNVRFFALDVSKAASIKTFVSWVETTFGGLDILVNNAGVSFNDIHENSVEFAETVIKTNFHGPKLLTDSLLPLFRLSPSISRILNISSRLGSINKVRNHTIKATLQKERLSEEEIEGVVKMFLEAVKEGRWEREGWPQIWTDYSVSKLALNAYSRVLAKRFEGGRLSVNCFCPGYTQTSMTRGQGTHTPDAAAEVAVSLALLPPHELPTGHFFLGFGPYNQSRL; this is translated from the exons ATGGAATCAAAACTAGTTGATCAGTTCCATTTCTCGTCTATGGTTTCCCTCTATGCATCAAATAG ATGGTGGAGCGGAGACACGGTTGCGGTGGTGACCGGAGCTAACAAAGGTATAGGTCTGGCGGTGGTGAAGCGATTTGCAGAGCTGGGATTAACTGTGGTATTGACGGCGAGGGATGAGGAAAGAGGGAAGAAAGCTACCGAGAAATTGAGGGAAGAAGGGCTTGATAATGTGCGGTTTTTTGCGCTGGATGTTTCCAAGGCTGCTTCCATTAAAACCTTTGTGTCGTGGGTGGAAACAACATTTGGAGGACTGGATATTCTT GTTAACAATGCAGGTGTTTCCTTCAACGATATCCACGAGAACTCTGTGGAGTTCGCAGAGACAGTAATCAAAACCAATTTTCATGGACCCAAGTTACTTACTGACTCACTCTTGCCGTTGTTTCGCCTTTCTCCTTCTATAAGTCGTATACTTAACATTAGCTCCAGGCTTGGCTCCATTAAC AAAGTGAGAAACCATACTATAAAAGCAACTCTACAGAAGGAGAGGCTATCGGAAGAAGAAATTGAGGGCGTAGTAAAAATGTTTCTTGAAGCCGTGAAGGAAGGGAGATGGGAAAGGGAAGGGTGGCCGCAAATATGGACAGATTATTCAGTGTCAAAGCTGGCATTGAACGCTTACTCTAGGGTTTTGGCGAAGCGATTTGAAGGAGGAAGATTAAGTGTTAACTGCTTTTGCCCCGGCTACACTCAAACATCCATGACACGTGGGCAAGGCACTCACACCCCTGATGCCGCCGCTGAAGTTGCCGTCAGCTTGGCCTTGCTTCCTCCGCATGAGTTGCCTACTGGTCACTTCTTTCTAGGATTTGGACCTTATAATCAATCTAGACTATAA